The Faecalibacter bovis genome includes the window TCTCATATGTTATTTGTTTTTGTTTGTGTTATTTTTAAATTATATTTTTACTTCTCATTACGAAATTAGTTATTTAAATCGTTAGTTGTGTAGAAGTTACACTAATTACTATAACGAAATCGTTTTCGTGTTAATAAAAAATTAAAATATTAGTTAAGGAAACTTAGATTACTTAAATTTTCGAGTGATTTTAGTTGATGTAGATTGAATTAAATGTAATTGTAATAAAATGAAAAAAAACTTAACGTTAAAACAAATTGCAAAGGAGTTAGAAGTTTCTGTTTCAACAGTTTCTAAAGCTTTAAAAAATAGTGAAGAAATTAGTGAAGCAACTCGTCAAAAAATTCAAGCATTTGCAAAATTATACAATTACAAACCTAATAATATTGCACTAAGTTTAAAGAATAGAAAAACGAAAACGATTGCGGTGATTATTCCAGAAGTTGTTCATCACTTTTTTGCAATGGTTATTAGTGGAATAGAGCATGTAGCCAATCTTAAAGGATATAATGTAATTATTTGTATATCGAACGAGTCGTACGAACGAGAAGTAATCAATATGGAAATGTTAGCTTCAGGTAGTATCGATGGGTTTATTATTTCCTTAGCAAAAGAGTCGCAAGAAAAAAAGGATTATCACCATATTAAAGAGGTAATTAATCAAGGCATGCCAGTGGTGATGTTTGACCGTGTAACAAGAGAAGTGTATACAGATAAAGTAATTATTGATGATGTACTTGCTACACAAGAGGCTATCCAATTCTTTTTGAGCAAGGAACGTAAAAAAATTGCCATGATTTCTACACCTGATTATATTTCCGTTGGTCGCTTACGCACTGAAGGTTATATGCGAACTTTAGAACAAAATGACATTCCAGTAAACGAAGATTTAATCTTAAGAATCGAAGATGAAACGAAGTTAACTGAACAACTAGAGCATTTATTCGATACGCAACAATTTGATGCATTAATGGCTGTAAATGAAATATATGCTGTTGCAGCATTAAAAGTTGCTTTAAAACGAGGAATCAAAGTACCTGAAGGTTTGAATATCATAGGTTTTACAGACGGAATTATTTCTCAACATTCAACTCCTTCAATTTCTACCGTTAAACAAAATGCTTTTAAAATGGGCGAAATTTCTGCTAAATTATTAATCAATAAATTAGAAGAACAAAGCGAACACGAACATTATATAACGGAGGTTATCGGTACCGAATTACTACACCGAGAAACTACATCGTTATAGTTAATTTTTTGAGTTAAATAATTGATTAACTTATTATAATCCCAAAAAAAAGTCTTAAAATTGTAGTCTAATCAAAACATATTTTTACTTCTCAAACCAAAAATATAGTTTTGATAAGCTGCAACGCTTATCGTAAATAATTAATTCTAATTACGATAATGGAAAAGCGTAGACTAGGATTCTGGGAAATCTGGAATTTAAGTTTCGGATACTTTGGTATCCAAATGGGATTTGCGTTACAAAATGCAAATGCAAGTAGAATCCTTCAAACTTTTGGTGCAGATGTGCATCATTTGTCTTGGTTTTGGATTGTAGCTCCTTTAATGGGTTTAATTGTACAACCTATCATTGGACATTATTCTGATAAAACATGGGGACGTTTCGGTCGCCGTAAACCATACTTTTTAATTGGTGCTGTATTAGCAAGTTTAGGATTAATCCTAATGCCTCAAGCTGGTGCATTTACCGCATTACTTCCAGCATTATGGATGGGAGCAGGTTTCTTAATGATTATGGATGCATCGTTCAATATTGCGATGGAACCATTTCGTGCATTAGTTGCTGATGTTTTACCTTCGGATCAACGTACATTAGGATTTTCTATCCAAACTTCATTAATCGGTTTCGGAGCTGTTTTAGGTTCTTGGTTACCTTACATTTTAAGTAATTGGGTTGGAGTTGAAAGTGTTGCTGCTGAAGGAGAAGTTCCTTTTCACTTAATCTTTTCATTCTTAATTGGGGCTTTAATTTTAATTCTATCTGTAATTATTACAGTTTCTACTACGAAAGAATATTCGCCAGAAGAATTAGATGCCTTCGATAGAGCAGAAGGGAAAGAACCTGTTGTTGAAGAACAAGCCACTTTTTCTCAAATTTTCAAAGACTTTGGTAATATGCCAACGACCATGAAACAATTGGGATGGGTTCAGTTTTTTACATGGTTCGGATTATTTGGAATGTGGGTTTTTGCGACTCCAGCAATTGCGCATCACGTGTACAAATTACCCTTAACTGATACCTCTTCTGCAACATATAACGAAGCAGGGGATTGGGTCGGAATTATATTCGGAGTTTATAATGCAGTTTCAGCAGTATTCGCCTTTTTCTTACCTGCATTAGCATTAAAAATTGGTCGTAAAACAACACACACTATTTCTTTAATTGCTGGAGGACTTGGTTTAATTTCAATTTATTTTATTGATAATCCTTATTTACTAATAGTATCAATGTTAGGAGTCGGAATCGCTTGGGCAAGTATTTTAGCAATGCCTTATGCCATGTTAGCAGGTTCAATTCCCGCAAAGAAAATGGGAGTTTATATGGGAATTTTCAATTTCTTTATCTGTATTCCTCAAATTATCAACTCGATTTTAGGAGGTCCAATTGTTAAATACATCTATGGTGGAAATCCAATTTACGCAATCATGATGAGTGGTGTTGCATTCATTTTAGCAGCTTTACTAGTTCAACGCGTTCAGGACGATGAAAAACCAATCAAAGCATAATTATTTTGAAAACGAAAGCATTTATTTTCGACTTAGATGGTGTTATTGTAGATACTGCAAAATAC containing:
- a CDS encoding LacI family DNA-binding transcriptional regulator — protein: MKKNLTLKQIAKELEVSVSTVSKALKNSEEISEATRQKIQAFAKLYNYKPNNIALSLKNRKTKTIAVIIPEVVHHFFAMVISGIEHVANLKGYNVIICISNESYEREVINMEMLASGSIDGFIISLAKESQEKKDYHHIKEVINQGMPVVMFDRVTREVYTDKVIIDDVLATQEAIQFFLSKERKKIAMISTPDYISVGRLRTEGYMRTLEQNDIPVNEDLILRIEDETKLTEQLEHLFDTQQFDALMAVNEIYAVAALKVALKRGIKVPEGLNIIGFTDGIISQHSTPSISTVKQNAFKMGEISAKLLINKLEEQSEHEHYITEVIGTELLHRETTSL
- a CDS encoding MFS transporter — translated: MEKRRLGFWEIWNLSFGYFGIQMGFALQNANASRILQTFGADVHHLSWFWIVAPLMGLIVQPIIGHYSDKTWGRFGRRKPYFLIGAVLASLGLILMPQAGAFTALLPALWMGAGFLMIMDASFNIAMEPFRALVADVLPSDQRTLGFSIQTSLIGFGAVLGSWLPYILSNWVGVESVAAEGEVPFHLIFSFLIGALILILSVIITVSTTKEYSPEELDAFDRAEGKEPVVEEQATFSQIFKDFGNMPTTMKQLGWVQFFTWFGLFGMWVFATPAIAHHVYKLPLTDTSSATYNEAGDWVGIIFGVYNAVSAVFAFFLPALALKIGRKTTHTISLIAGGLGLISIYFIDNPYLLIVSMLGVGIAWASILAMPYAMLAGSIPAKKMGVYMGIFNFFICIPQIINSILGGPIVKYIYGGNPIYAIMMSGVAFILAALLVQRVQDDEKPIKA